Sequence from the Exiguobacterium aurantiacum genome:
CTTTCACATACATATCCCAGATGTTGGCGCGCATCGTCTCGGCAATGCCCGGCCCTTCGTCTTCGATTTCAAGCCGTCGCTCGGAGAGCCTGATCGTGATCACACCTCCTAGTGGACTGGCGTGATACGCGTTCTGAAGAAAGTTCGACAGCACACGCTCCATCGCCAATCGGTCCGCCTGGACGACCGCGTCCTCGACGAGTTCAAGTGTGACCGTCACTTCCTTATGACGGAACCATTCCTCCATCCGCGAGACAGTCTCTTTGATCAATGCATCCAAACGAACGGACTCGAGCGAAAGTGTCACGTTGCCCGCGGATAGTTTGGAGTATTCGAGCATCTGACTGACGAGCCGATCGATCCGATCGACTTCCTCGGTTAAACTTCGACCCGTCGCCGCCACATCTTCTTGTTTGACGACACCGAGTTCAAGCATTTCGGCCTCGTTCCGGACAATGGCAAGCGGGGTGCGGACATCGTGCGTAATCCCTGAGATGAATGTATTTTGCATCCGTTCTTTCTCTTCGAGTGATGTGTTCATCTGACGGACCGCTTCCGTCAAATCGCCAATCTCGTCGTCGGTGACAGGCGGTAGTGTGATGTCATGCCGGCCCGACATGATGGCTGCGGTCGCCCGTTTCAGCTCGATGAGTGGGGACGTCAAACGCCGCCCCATCCAATACGTGACACCGACGGCGACGAGAAGCGCGAGCAAGAACCCGCTGCCGAGAATGACGTAAATTTGGCGAAACTGAGGGTTCGACAGCGGGACAGGTGCATACGTCACGATTTGAACATCCCCTTCTTCCCGAAGGAACGTCAATAGCCGCCCCCCGTTCACGCTGACCTCGTCCCGTTCAGACAATGCGTCCGGATCAAGTATCGGTGTCATCTGTCGACGCATCCTGCCTCCCCGTTCAAGATTGACCGCCTCCCCGTCCTGAAACACGAGGACGTCGAGCTGTCCGGGAATGCCGCGCCCGTCCACGAGAGCCTCGTAGACGATATCCGCTTCACGCGCTAATTGGTCGTAACTCTCCGTCTCAGCGAAACGACCAATCAATAGCGACGTCAGGCCGAACGTGAGTAACGCCATGACGATGAGTGGAAGGATTGCCGTCCAGAGCAATTTTTTCATCAAACGGCTCATCGGATTTCCTCCAATCGATAACCGACGCGGTGCACCGTCTTCAATTGCCGTTTCATCGTCGGTGATTTGTCGCGCAACTGCTTGACGTGCGTATCGACCGTCCGCGTGTCCCCGGCGAACGTATAATCCCATACCTCATCGAGTAGACGGTTCCGATCGAGCGCTTCTCCGCTATGCTTCAAGAAGAAGAGGAGCAATTCGTACTCTTTATTGGTCATCCGAATCGCTTGCCCGGCGTCGGTCACCGTCCGGGATCGTGCGTCCACCGTCATGTCGCCGAATGAAATCTCGTCCGTCTGTTTGACGAGACGTTTCAGGCGAATTTCGAGTTCTTTTAACACGATCGGTTTGACCAAATAATCGTCAGCCCCGAGCTCGAGGCCGAACACACGGTCATCCGCCTCTCC
This genomic interval carries:
- a CDS encoding sensor histidine kinase — encoded protein: MSRLMKKLLWTAILPLIVMALLTFGLTSLLIGRFAETESYDQLAREADIVYEALVDGRGIPGQLDVLVFQDGEAVNLERGGRMRRQMTPILDPDALSERDEVSVNGGRLLTFLREEGDVQIVTYAPVPLSNPQFRQIYVILGSGFLLALLVAVGVTYWMGRRLTSPLIELKRATAAIMSGRHDITLPPVTDDEIGDLTEAVRQMNTSLEEKERMQNTFISGITHDVRTPLAIVRNEAEMLELGVVKQEDVAATGRSLTEEVDRIDRLVSQMLEYSKLSAGNVTLSLESVRLDALIKETVSRMEEWFRHKEVTVTLELVEDAVVQADRLAMERVLSNFLQNAYHASPLGGVITIRLSERRLEIEDEGPGIAETMRANIWDMYVKGDRSNGHGLGLAINKLLLEAQGLVYGVESREGEGALFWIEWD
- a CDS encoding response regulator transcription factor, whose amino-acid sequence is MNVLVVEDEPKLADGLARFLTYAGFHVSVAGTLAEAKRQLEQPFDAVLLDVRLPDGEGWTLIPKLKTLKPRPAIILATARGEADDRVFGLELGADDYLVKPIVLKELEIRLKRLVKQTDEISFGDMTVDARSRTVTDAGQAIRMTNKEYELLLFFLKHSGEALDRNRLLDEVWDYTFAGDTRTVDTHVKQLRDKSPTMKRQLKTVHRVGYRLEEIR